One stretch of Candidatus Saccharibacteria bacterium oral taxon 488 DNA includes these proteins:
- a CDS encoding PrgI family protein, which translates to MKTTVVPAQVTTVEDRIIGKLGFSQIVLLMIPVFFSAGVFALLPPVMNGALYKYVLMALSLMICGILSVRIKGKIIALWLVTVLRYNLRPKYYLFNKNTTAFRDEYKSTPREDEEPINKPAEKPQKPEKLDNISTIKTRQIIDDPTANVRFETDKKGGLHVRFTKVKR; encoded by the coding sequence ATGAAAACGACAGTCGTTCCCGCGCAGGTTACCACCGTAGAAGATCGGATTATCGGCAAGCTCGGTTTTTCACAAATCGTGCTCTTGATGATTCCTGTTTTCTTTAGCGCGGGAGTTTTCGCGCTGCTGCCGCCGGTCATGAACGGTGCACTTTATAAATACGTTTTGATGGCGTTAAGTTTGATGATTTGTGGGATTTTGTCGGTTCGCATTAAGGGTAAAATCATCGCACTTTGGTTGGTGACGGTACTACGTTACAATTTACGACCAAAATATTATTTGTTCAATAAAAACACTACTGCGTTTCGTGATGAGTATAAAAGTACTCCGCGCGAGGATGAAGAACCCATAAATAAACCAGCCGAAAAGCCGCAAAAGCCAGAAAAATTAGACAACATATCAACCATCAAAACCCGCCAAATTATAGATGATCCAACCGCTAATGTTCGTTTTGAAACTGACAAGAAAGGAGGTTTGCATGTTCGGTTTACGAAAGTCAAACGCTAA
- a CDS encoding type IV secretion system protein, with the protein MFDFVDIFTSNLVLFADTAGAIKTVRDYVLPTAKILSGIASLACAFFLAHAGYIYITSSGKPDRMEHAKSIAKKAVIGLVIVLAAVTIVSILNGSYQAVQNPNDANLPNLQAVTPKSENNGLIEMIIKAVTGLLSSIINAIASPFLSALEFFTKSTPLMASNKTVFNLWLVMVGIADVLLILIVALVGFQVMSASSFGFDEVEVKHLLPRIALIFLLMNTSIFLIDGIISLSNVLISAVNQVSGASTVWSTLIKVVEKTSGQGVAALLIMVVFLICSVILLVYYVMRLITLFIGTVLSPLVSMLWLVPGFRDFAETSMKTFLSTIFVLFVHVVILQLASSLFSGMATTGGNNALPDTLMAMVAGIATILTLLKVQGVMMQFSFVSMGARNLKKLGGQFMNGVSYMTGTGSKVVHKTTQRVRDTTHAAKKARVHSTLETVARQTKSPMKVSYLNKKGDAEITYAVNPRSKNNPTVVNMPESKPLKTGTTYRAGSKIKSTKQRGKKS; encoded by the coding sequence ATGTTCGACTTTGTCGATATTTTCACTAGTAATTTAGTGTTATTTGCCGATACGGCTGGCGCCATAAAAACCGTGCGCGACTATGTTTTGCCGACAGCCAAAATCTTATCGGGCATCGCGTCGCTGGCTTGCGCTTTCTTTTTGGCGCATGCTGGCTATATTTACATAACCAGCAGCGGCAAACCAGACCGCATGGAGCACGCTAAAAGTATCGCCAAGAAAGCGGTGATCGGGCTGGTCATCGTACTGGCTGCCGTGACAATAGTTTCTATCCTTAATGGTTCGTATCAAGCGGTGCAAAATCCAAATGACGCAAACCTACCGAACCTACAGGCAGTCACACCCAAATCAGAAAATAACGGCTTGATCGAAATGATCATCAAAGCCGTGACGGGGCTATTGTCATCAATCATCAACGCCATAGCCTCGCCATTTCTGAGCGCGTTAGAATTTTTCACCAAATCAACGCCGCTGATGGCGAGTAATAAAACCGTGTTTAATCTATGGCTGGTGATGGTTGGCATCGCTGATGTGCTGCTGATTTTAATCGTGGCGTTAGTTGGATTTCAAGTCATGAGTGCGTCAAGTTTTGGCTTTGATGAAGTTGAAGTTAAGCACTTGCTGCCACGCATAGCACTGATATTTTTACTAATGAACACTTCAATATTTTTGATTGACGGCATCATTAGTTTGTCTAATGTCCTCATCTCAGCCGTCAATCAAGTTTCGGGTGCATCGACCGTTTGGAGTACGCTCATCAAAGTTGTCGAAAAAACGTCTGGTCAGGGTGTGGCGGCACTGCTGATCATGGTGGTGTTTTTGATTTGCTCGGTCATATTATTGGTGTATTATGTTATGCGTTTAATTACTTTATTCATCGGCACTGTCTTATCGCCGCTAGTGAGTATGCTGTGGCTGGTGCCGGGGTTTCGTGATTTTGCCGAAACTTCGATGAAGACGTTCCTGTCAACAATTTTCGTTTTGTTTGTTCATGTGGTTATTTTGCAACTAGCATCTTCACTATTTTCTGGCATGGCGACCACTGGCGGCAACAATGCTCTGCCCGATACCTTGATGGCGATGGTAGCAGGCATAGCAACTATTCTGACTTTATTAAAAGTTCAAGGCGTGATGATGCAATTTAGTTTCGTTAGCATGGGCGCGCGTAATCTAAAGAAATTGGGTGGTCAGTTTATGAACGGCGTCAGCTACATGACGGGCACTGGCTCGAAAGTGGTACACAAAACTACCCAGCGCGTTAGGGATACTACTCACGCCGCCAAAAAAGCCCGGGTTCACTCGACTCTCGAAACGGTGGCGCGTCAAACAAAGTCGCCGATGAAAGTGAGTTATCTAAACAAAAAAGGCGACGCGGAAATCACCTACGCCGTAAATCCGCGCAGCAAAAATAATCCAACCGTTGTTAATATGCCCGAGTCAAAGCCACTCAAAACCGGCACAACTTACCGTGCCGGATCAAAAATAAAATCGACTAAACAGCGAGGTAAAAAATCATGA
- a CDS encoding helix-turn-helix transcriptional regulator, protein MRLLSGISGGHLQRYFISAIFAPNIHLHQREVTMTKTTVSKNQYADSRDFMTSLLFRKWTIAIILSLGAETKRYSALHRSLPGVTQKVLTEHLKQLERAGIVRRFFYPTIPPRVEYELTKTGLELLKLTGDITMWFDSHSEALHKSQKTYDKKRVTVLRRL, encoded by the coding sequence ATGAGGTTGTTGAGCGGTATCTCTGGAGGGCATCTCCAGAGATATTTTATATCAGCCATTTTTGCGCCAAATATACATTTACATCAACGGGAGGTAACCATGACAAAAACTACTGTATCTAAAAATCAGTACGCCGATTCGCGCGATTTCATGACAAGCCTGCTGTTTCGAAAATGGACTATCGCAATCATTCTTTCTCTCGGAGCTGAGACTAAGCGCTATTCTGCGCTGCACCGCTCCCTTCCGGGGGTGACTCAAAAAGTACTCACCGAGCACCTCAAGCAACTAGAACGCGCCGGCATCGTCCGGCGCTTTTTCTATCCGACGATTCCGCCGCGGGTTGAATATGAATTGACGAAAACCGGTCTTGAATTATTGAAGCTAACGGGCGACATAACCATGTGGTTTGATTCTCATTCTGAAGCCCTGCACAAATCCCAGAAAACTTACGACAAGAAACGCGTAACCGTGTTGCGGCGATTATAA
- a CDS encoding glycosyltransferase family 2 protein, translating into MADIKYLWRCPPEIPLNNLMPTRYNKIAAKSTISFNASNQTVLDHPPSTCNNIKMKVPNYLRNYDSFHAARMNYYKNTGSGSQESQIASRIESQTPKEELGRVGDAIEQISSFSPGYVIVTSTKNREDKIISSYNKLCEQDYNGDWSWIVVDNGSSDNTIERLNSLGDRRVHALSYTAITGCAYPVRNYGFDVAALAVKKSSSKTKWIMNIDSDDQLYDKSSLRELNKLNSVAEKLGQTATLIHGFAVWEMINPDGSVDMSSCPANVGSDFPRVERMKDIHERGLIFLASAMSRGMIPDIRYSAEFSFEDDAITQKIMLNALKRGDRWLHTNYPIILKGGGDDSMISRNNLVGDPSMRATIGIGHEVSGIRAQIVTYLSKLRDYYVREGL; encoded by the coding sequence ATGGCTGATATAAAATATCTCTGGAGATGCCCTCCAGAGATACCGCTCAACAACCTCATGCCTACAAGATACAACAAGATAGCTGCTAAGTCAACTATTTCGTTTAATGCATCAAACCAGACCGTACTTGACCATCCGCCTAGCACCTGCAATAATATTAAAATGAAAGTTCCAAATTATCTGCGCAACTATGATTCGTTTCATGCTGCACGTATGAATTACTACAAGAATACAGGGAGCGGGAGTCAAGAATCACAAATTGCGAGCCGCATAGAAAGTCAAACTCCAAAAGAAGAGCTGGGCAGAGTGGGTGATGCTATAGAACAAATATCCTCCTTCTCTCCGGGATATGTTATAGTAACCTCGACAAAAAATCGTGAAGATAAGATAATATCATCCTACAATAAATTGTGCGAACAAGACTATAATGGAGACTGGTCATGGATCGTGGTTGATAATGGATCAAGCGACAATACTATTGAACGCCTAAATAGCCTGGGCGATAGACGGGTGCATGCGCTGAGCTATACCGCAATAACGGGCTGTGCTTACCCTGTTCGCAACTACGGTTTTGATGTTGCAGCATTGGCTGTTAAGAAGTCCAGTTCTAAGACTAAATGGATTATGAACATAGATTCAGATGATCAGCTCTATGACAAATCAAGCCTTAGAGAGCTTAATAAACTGAATTCTGTAGCTGAAAAGCTCGGACAAACGGCGACCTTAATACATGGGTTTGCGGTATGGGAGATGATTAACCCTGACGGTAGTGTTGACATGAGTAGTTGCCCTGCTAATGTGGGCTCTGATTTTCCTCGCGTAGAAAGAATGAAAGATATTCATGAAAGAGGGTTGATTTTTCTGGCTTCCGCAATGTCAAGAGGTATGATTCCGGATATTCGCTACTCTGCGGAGTTTAGTTTTGAGGACGACGCAATAACGCAAAAAATAATGCTCAACGCCTTAAAACGAGGAGATAGATGGCTGCACACAAACTACCCAATAATTTTAAAGGGCGGAGGTGACGACTCTATGATTAGTAGAAACAATCTTGTAGGAGATCCTTCTATGAGAGCAACGATCGGCATCGGACACGAGGTTAGTGGCATCAGAGCTCAGATAGTAACTTATTTAAGCAAACTGAGAGACTATTACGTTAGAGAGGGTCTATGA
- a CDS encoding glycosyltransferase family 2 protein — MAEINKKALNWPIVDYVDGRKVFNDCSSDTNTLNKELSVLECPTELSIIMPTMERPSKTINTLRSLAQSAINAHMPTEVVVMDNSFNPGLHEVLERTLSTDRVLGSIALRYCYDRTLTFPVARNIGIDLASESSQYLASWDSDIYCSPDALEILFDYWKNNPDIDACAPPLATYNSHNTLRPTYESESIGNIEKNQSDRAKLDMPGRLGDEIGCRRDDAILSTMMRGAYLFTRSFAENVSAKHSEKDLFLRDFTVWSNVPTCMTANEMGKNMAYVINRHAIAFHDLSKDGVSMSKDIPLRIEENLKSLTLLFYREIDQVTAHPDNLLSRFNKAAIVSLLKVNEGVAERIVEYLIGVARLIRESESCEDMAEANNLSKLLPDCQRQNPHLRNFINRLTTPSTYKRIKELKSYNTSVSPYELR; from the coding sequence ATGGCTGAAATCAATAAAAAAGCACTTAACTGGCCTATAGTAGACTATGTTGATGGCAGAAAAGTATTTAATGATTGTAGCAGCGACACGAACACACTAAACAAAGAACTCTCCGTCCTTGAATGTCCTACAGAATTGTCAATCATAATGCCCACCATGGAGCGTCCATCAAAAACAATAAATACGCTTCGTTCGCTAGCGCAATCTGCAATTAATGCTCATATGCCTACAGAGGTAGTAGTTATGGACAACAGCTTCAATCCTGGCTTACACGAAGTGTTAGAAAGGACACTTAGTACAGATAGAGTACTTGGATCCATAGCCTTAAGGTATTGTTATGATCGAACTCTAACCTTTCCTGTTGCAAGAAATATTGGTATTGATTTAGCGAGCGAATCATCTCAGTATCTCGCTAGCTGGGATTCTGATATTTACTGTTCCCCAGATGCTCTTGAAATACTTTTTGACTATTGGAAAAACAATCCAGATATTGATGCTTGTGCACCGCCGCTAGCTACATACAATTCACATAACACACTTAGACCGACATACGAGTCTGAGTCAATTGGTAATATTGAAAAAAATCAGAGCGATCGAGCCAAACTTGATATGCCCGGAAGGCTGGGTGATGAGATTGGCTGCAGACGAGATGACGCCATCTTAAGCACTATGATGCGAGGAGCCTATCTATTTACAAGGTCGTTCGCAGAAAATGTAAGCGCTAAGCACTCCGAAAAAGATCTATTTCTTAGAGATTTTACTGTTTGGTCTAATGTACCAACCTGCATGACAGCAAATGAGATGGGTAAAAATATGGCTTACGTTATAAATAGGCACGCAATTGCTTTCCATGATTTATCCAAAGACGGTGTGTCTATGAGTAAAGACATCCCCTTGAGAATTGAAGAGAATCTAAAGTCTTTAACGTTGCTTTTCTACAGAGAGATAGATCAGGTTACAGCCCACCCAGACAATTTGCTGAGCAGATTTAATAAAGCGGCTATTGTAAGCCTACTCAAAGTAAATGAGGGTGTAGCAGAGCGAATAGTAGAATACTTAATTGGCGTCGCTAGGTTAATTCGAGAAAGCGAAAGCTGCGAGGATATGGCAGAGGCGAACAACTTAAGTAAACTATTACCAGACTGTCAAAGACAGAATCCTCATTTACGTAATTTTATAAATAGACTAACGACACCTAGTACGTATAAAAGAATAAAGGAATTGAAGTCTTATAACACAAGCGTCAGTCCATACGAACTAAGATAA
- a CDS encoding Gfo/Idh/MocA family oxidoreductase has protein sequence MSVNRSNHNQILNIGVIGLGEQFADNIMPAISSVGDICIKSVCDTNSDRLSFQSHRLNAIGYSRFEEMISKESLDGVIAVSYPSVHYEVIKLSAEKKLPVLVEKPPVESTQQLETLLREYKHEVSSVVVGLNFGFSESFQKLNSLIQQGKIGDPLLVNVTHYADKPKEPLWGLNTIRSILLAQAIHPLGLLLEIGKIVSLIDAQLLKKDNGLFLNIIISMQNKDGEPFTANIVTGSSAPYFNWSVNVFGSKGVADIDSLNELHIRSTLYDKWWEKTWNSSPVMSGGRRSGFEQEIRDFVKLIKEGETEHYNKLHDMLPIYKIIDQLEDMYVGE, from the coding sequence GTGTCGGTTAATCGCTCAAACCATAATCAGATATTAAATATAGGGGTAATAGGTCTTGGGGAACAATTTGCAGACAACATAATGCCTGCTATATCTTCGGTGGGAGATATTTGCATAAAATCGGTTTGTGACACAAATAGTGATAGGTTATCATTTCAATCTCATAGACTAAACGCCATAGGATATTCTAGATTTGAAGAGATGATTTCAAAAGAATCTCTTGACGGGGTTATCGCTGTATCGTACCCTAGCGTACACTATGAAGTAATCAAGCTATCAGCAGAGAAGAAATTACCTGTGTTAGTAGAGAAGCCGCCAGTCGAATCAACTCAGCAACTGGAAACTCTTCTGAGGGAGTATAAGCATGAAGTATCCTCCGTTGTCGTTGGCTTAAATTTTGGCTTTTCTGAATCCTTTCAAAAACTAAATAGCCTCATACAGCAAGGCAAGATTGGCGACCCTCTTTTGGTCAACGTGACTCATTACGCAGATAAACCAAAAGAACCTTTATGGGGGCTAAATACTATACGTTCGATATTATTAGCGCAGGCTATACACCCGTTAGGCTTATTACTAGAAATTGGGAAAATCGTAAGCCTGATTGATGCGCAGTTACTCAAAAAAGACAATGGCCTATTTCTTAATATAATTATAAGCATGCAAAATAAGGACGGAGAACCTTTTACGGCTAATATCGTTACGGGATCGTCTGCCCCTTACTTTAACTGGAGTGTTAATGTATTTGGAAGTAAAGGCGTTGCAGACATAGACTCACTAAACGAGTTACACATAAGGTCTACTCTATACGATAAATGGTGGGAAAAAACGTGGAACAGCAGTCCGGTGATGAGCGGCGGAAGAAGATCCGGCTTTGAGCAGGAGATTAGAGACTTTGTGAAATTAATCAAGGAAGGCGAGACGGAGCATTATAATAAGTTACATGATATGCTCCCCATTTATAAAATAATTGACCAGCTAGAGGATATGTATGTTGGAGAATAA
- a CDS encoding aminotransferase class I/II-fold pyridoxal phosphate-dependent enzyme, with translation MLENKYINFDKYEMFEIQKTFKTRKLAGTSEVVTQYEYKLAAFFKVKHAIALSSGTSSLHALLYAYNIGPGDEVILSPSAPVMSALPILAVGAQIVFVDNTKESFGFDIDDLKNKTTKRTKMIVSVPMWGYAINSGEIRDYAKSQNIPFIEDVSHCHGSIDEGKYMGTFCDAGFFSTQERKLISTGEGGFVITNDDKVANRLIEVRDFGKPVSELSRFPDHIGEYGYLFGLNFRITALSAAIGIAQIDKLNKKIESRTKNANRIKESISDIGWLREVAIKNESQPNYYAMLLMITSEDYNNSSVGKRLFDSGIVSDTYRFKIKPLYKMPIFKKFASDCPNSESLLRKIITLPTHEGLTSDDLALIVKSVKSMEANV, from the coding sequence ATGTTGGAGAATAAGTATATTAATTTCGACAAATATGAGATGTTCGAAATACAAAAAACTTTTAAGACACGTAAACTTGCCGGAACCTCTGAAGTAGTCACTCAATATGAGTATAAGTTGGCTGCTTTCTTCAAAGTGAAGCATGCTATAGCTCTTTCAAGCGGAACATCGTCCCTACATGCTCTTTTGTATGCATATAACATAGGTCCAGGTGACGAGGTTATTTTATCGCCATCCGCACCCGTCATGTCAGCATTGCCTATATTGGCAGTGGGTGCACAAATTGTATTCGTTGATAACACAAAAGAGTCTTTTGGATTTGATATTGATGATTTGAAAAATAAGACTACAAAGAGGACGAAGATGATAGTTTCCGTCCCTATGTGGGGATACGCAATCAATTCAGGCGAGATACGTGATTATGCCAAAAGTCAAAACATACCTTTTATTGAGGACGTATCTCATTGCCATGGGTCTATAGACGAGGGTAAATATATGGGGACGTTCTGTGATGCGGGCTTTTTTAGCACACAAGAACGTAAACTTATCTCAACTGGAGAGGGAGGCTTTGTCATTACTAATGATGACAAAGTCGCAAACCGCCTAATAGAGGTTAGGGATTTTGGAAAACCTGTGTCTGAATTGTCGCGTTTTCCAGACCATATTGGTGAATATGGCTATTTGTTTGGTTTGAATTTTCGAATTACTGCTCTATCTGCCGCCATAGGTATTGCTCAAATTGATAAATTAAATAAAAAGATAGAATCTAGAACTAAGAATGCAAATAGAATTAAAGAAAGTATCAGTGACATTGGTTGGTTAAGAGAGGTCGCTATAAAAAATGAGTCGCAACCAAATTACTATGCGATGCTATTGATGATTACGTCAGAGGACTACAATAATAGTAGTGTTGGCAAAAGACTATTTGATAGTGGTATTGTCTCCGATACATACCGTTTCAAAATTAAACCTCTATATAAAATGCCAATATTTAAAAAATTTGCGTCAGATTGTCCTAACAGTGAAAGTCTGCTACGCAAAATTATTACGCTACCAACTCACGAAGGTTTAACGAGCGACGACTTAGCATTAATAGTCAAATCAGTAAAAAGTATGGAGGCAAACGTATAA
- a CDS encoding NUDIX domain-containing protein, with product MKAIFKNTKDHKKHFTATGYTVNKNRTKMLLIHHKGLNKWLPPGGHIEDNEVPHEAAIREVYEETGVMAIPIKDDENDLVLKGIKEAQIPRPYALMYQIIPKSKKDVEHIHLDMVFALEADDSDKITAQYKEVHDVRWVTRKSLIDEYDTFDSVRSFARSMLK from the coding sequence ATGAAAGCAATTTTCAAAAATACTAAAGATCATAAAAAACATTTTACCGCGACAGGATATACTGTTAATAAAAACCGTACCAAAATGCTACTTATCCATCATAAAGGCTTAAATAAGTGGCTGCCCCCTGGTGGTCATATTGAAGACAACGAAGTTCCGCATGAGGCAGCTATACGCGAAGTTTACGAGGAAACTGGCGTAATGGCCATACCGATAAAAGATGATGAAAACGATCTAGTCCTAAAAGGTATAAAAGAGGCGCAAATTCCACGACCGTACGCTTTGATGTATCAAATTATACCAAAAAGCAAGAAAGATGTTGAACATATCCATCTTGATATGGTATTTGCTCTTGAGGCTGATGATTCTGACAAGATTACCGCACAGTATAAGGAAGTTCACGATGTTAGATGGGTGACAAGGAAGAGTTTAATAGATGAATATGACACATTTGACTCAGTAAGGAGTTTTGCTAGAAGCATGCTCAAGTGA
- a CDS encoding DUF11 domain-containing protein — MSSYPVMRKLTFSSFWCILRRVTRIKEEVMRNLSSLFRSLSLRHYAVLAMVAVATVVPTTLWALDSNHSTNTNTQTPTNTKPTPVYRCNALSIDQFSATNFKFSVKYAARDGATYKTTIYKVYDAKGKEVYQTGNEFKGFTPGTYTVKAFIVVDVNGKEEMVTSDACAKQATVPGETPDPKPKPTPIPKPVDPKPEPIPDKPPKITLGFAVRTTVDGAQHKKVTVNKTFTYRVTVTNTGTATIHDTYVTNTAPQGVAYLKASAGTIQNNTWQTLIGELKPNESKTFTVDAIVKQYVAGTLTSTTCIKSDQISLEGHNNCSGVTIEVAKPQAPAPQPKPQPTPQPKPAPTDPKQPTPTQPVNPTRPATPVPEPKTPDQPKQPSANNNQQSPSTSGSAQTTNPPAAPTTVGELPRTGNATDTLVGGLGLGALLTAGVAYLISRRHV; from the coding sequence ATGTCTAGCTATCCAGTCATGCGAAAATTGACTTTTTCATCATTTTGGTGTATTCTACGTAGAGTTACGAGGATAAAGGAGGAAGTTATGCGAAATTTGTCATCACTATTCCGCTCATTGTCACTGCGCCACTATGCAGTTCTAGCGATGGTTGCGGTAGCGACAGTAGTGCCAACCACATTATGGGCACTAGATTCCAATCATTCGACTAATACCAATACGCAAACACCGACGAATACGAAACCTACGCCAGTTTATCGTTGTAATGCGCTCAGTATTGATCAGTTTTCAGCTACTAATTTCAAGTTTTCAGTCAAGTACGCTGCCCGTGATGGTGCGACATATAAAACGACGATCTACAAGGTCTACGATGCTAAGGGTAAAGAGGTGTATCAAACTGGTAACGAATTCAAGGGCTTCACACCGGGCACATACACGGTCAAAGCCTTTATTGTCGTTGATGTGAATGGTAAAGAAGAAATGGTGACCAGCGATGCCTGCGCTAAGCAGGCCACAGTCCCTGGCGAAACACCGGATCCAAAACCAAAGCCAACGCCAATTCCGAAACCAGTTGATCCGAAACCTGAACCAATCCCAGATAAACCACCAAAAATTACACTGGGGTTTGCCGTCAGAACTACTGTTGATGGCGCGCAGCACAAAAAAGTCACCGTCAATAAGACCTTTACCTACCGAGTAACCGTTACCAACACAGGGACCGCCACTATACATGACACGTATGTTACCAATACCGCACCACAAGGGGTAGCCTACCTAAAGGCATCCGCTGGTACAATTCAAAATAATACCTGGCAGACGCTGATTGGTGAGCTCAAGCCAAATGAGTCAAAAACATTTACTGTCGACGCTATTGTCAAGCAATATGTCGCGGGCACACTGACTAGTACAACCTGCATCAAGAGTGATCAAATTTCGCTCGAGGGCCATAACAACTGCAGTGGTGTTACTATAGAGGTGGCCAAGCCGCAGGCCCCAGCTCCGCAGCCAAAACCACAGCCAACGCCGCAACCAAAACCAGCGCCGACCGATCCGAAACAGCCGACACCGACCCAACCAGTAAATCCAACTCGGCCGGCTACACCGGTGCCTGAACCAAAAACACCAGACCAACCGAAACAGCCATCAGCCAACAACAATCAGCAGTCACCATCAACATCAGGCAGCGCACAAACCACCAACCCACCTGCTGCACCGACAACCGTTGGCGAACTGCCACGGACTGGTAACGCCACCGACACGCTCGTTGGTGGACTGGGTCTTGGCGCCCTGCTCACTGCTGGGGTTGCTTACCTCATTAGTCGACGTCATGTGTAA
- a CDS encoding response regulator, translated as MVKIAIVEDDATISQMYRMKFEADGFDVRLASNGTIGVALVESFRPDVILLDIQMPEMNGAEALRHIRSHAWGKTIPVIVLTNLGEEEAPREMRSLGIQGYIVKANLTPRQVVAQVKSVITKP; from the coding sequence ATGGTTAAAATTGCTATCGTTGAAGATGACGCGACGATCAGTCAGATGTACCGAATGAAGTTCGAGGCTGATGGGTTTGACGTGCGGCTAGCGAGTAATGGTACAATTGGCGTGGCGCTCGTCGAATCGTTTCGTCCAGATGTTATTTTGCTTGATATCCAGATGCCAGAGATGAATGGAGCCGAGGCCTTGCGACATATTCGCTCACATGCGTGGGGCAAGACCATACCGGTTATCGTACTGACCAACCTCGGCGAAGAAGAAGCCCCGCGCGAGATGCGTTCACTTGGCATCCAAGGCTACATTGTCAAGGCCAACCTCACCCCGCGCCAAGTTGTCGCCCAGGTCAAATCAGTCATTACAAAGCCGTGA